A region of the Acanthopagrus latus isolate v.2019 chromosome 18, fAcaLat1.1, whole genome shotgun sequence genome:
GGCGCTCCAGACGCTcgtgaggaaacaaaaaaaaaagaaaagaaaaaatgcgcacacattaaaacatcaacCGACCCTTACATAAAGATCTCTgactttctgtttgtgtcattgtctgtcaggaggaggaagtgtaaCATTGTGGTCTTATCACCATCTGATGATGTGTACTACCACTGGCTGATGGTGATCggtgttgctgttttttataACTGGACCCTGCTAGTTGTCAGGTGAGGAAACTATAACTGTTATACAACAATACTAGTGGAAGTTCTAATGAATATTGTATGTGTATGTGGGGGGTAGAACCTTCGCAAGGTGTTTTAgcaactttcatttcattttttgtttgtttttctaacctACTTTACTGTTTAAGCGCAGCATTAAAGGTGCTCTATGTAAGTGTTACACTTTCCAAAGCTGCTGGTGTGAGCTCACAGTGTGGGCGTTCTCCAGTCAGGTAGTTGGACTGATGCCTACACGTCTAACTCAGCTAACTAGGTAATGGCAGCCATCGTCAGCAGTAACTAAATATGCACAATGTCACACACAATGCCACCGGTTACTCTTGTTTTAACATCAACTGATGTGGAAAAAGTATGAATTTTGATCATCACAGAATTTTGACAGTACCTTCATCATTTGCTCCCCTTGTACTGATACTGCATCACTACCACAACCACTTTTCCAGTTGCCAAAAGGAAGCACTGATACTCCTGTACTAAAGAATAGTTTTCACTAGTGCTTCATCATTTGTTTGGTACAGGAAGATTCTGTGATTTCCTTCTTTTGCTTGTAAGTCAGTTAATCTGTTTCTGTAGAGCCTGCTTTGATGAGCTCCAGATGAGGAACGTGTTGGTGTGGCTGGTACTGGACTACATCTGTGACGGTGTCTATATCCTGGACATAGCTGTTCGTCTCCACACAGGTACTGAAAAAATGAGTGCACGAGTTAAGAGTTGGGCTGTCCTGATTACAAAGCTTCAGTGGATATTTACTGCTAATATTCAAAGAATTGGTTTACTGTTTGTCTAGACTCAAGTTTCTACAACTGTATAACTAGCacttttttcatgtgaaatgaacctacattcattcatttatttatgtgtattaTGTATTTGAAGGTTTCTTGGATCAAGGTTTGATGGTGAAAGATGTGCAGCGCCTGAGGGAAACATACGTCCGAACGTTACAGTGCAAACTTGACATTTGCTCCATCCTGCCGACTGACCTCCTGTACCTGACCGTTGGAAGCAGCTACACCCCTCTGCTTCGCTTCAACCGGCTGCTGCGCCTGATGCGGCTGTTTGAGTTTTTCGAACGCACGGAGACACGGACGGGCTACCCCAACGCTTTCCGCATCTGTAAACTGGTGCTGTACATCCTGGTGATCATCCACTGGAACGCCTGCGGATACTACAGCTTCTCCAAGGTCCTGGGACTGGGCTCTGATTCTTGGGTCTATCCCAATGCATCAGATCCTGAGTTTGGCTCCCTGACCAGAAGCTACATATACTGTCTGTACTGGTCCACTCTGACGCTGACCACCATTGGAGAGACACCCCCTCCTGTTAGAGACGAGGAATATTTGTTCCTGATATTTGACTTTCTGGTGAGTGCATAGCAATGGTGTAGTCTTAACTGATACTATGTTACCTTAAATACCCAAAGAAGCCTTAAACCATGTGGTTCCCAGTTGCTCCAGTCTATCAAAGTAGCTCATAATGTCTTTCTCTGTCCCAGGTGGGTGTTCTGATTTTTGCCTccattgtgggtaatgtcggAGCCATGATCTCCAACATGAATGCCACGAGAGCCACCTTTCAGAGCCGCGTCGACACCCTGAAACACTACATGCACTTCAGACATGTAAGCAAGATGCTCGAGCAGCGCGTCATCCGCTGGTTCGACTACCtctggaccaatcagaagaCGATAGATGAACAGGAGGTGCTGAGGAGCCTGCCCAACAAACTGAGGGCTGAGATTGCCATTAATGTTCACCTGGACACCCTGAAGAAGGTAAAGTCATCTACATCACAACGACTCCTATCATCAAACAGTCAAAACTAATtggatgtgttgtgtttgtttatgtggaCACAGGTTCGTATTTTCCAGGACTGTGAGGCAGGCCTCCTGGTAGAATTGGTATTAAAACTTCGACCGCAGGTTTTCAGTCCGGGAGACTACATCTGTAGAAAGGTTAGTGTTACCTCCTATGTTGAGGGACATCCCGTATTATCAATTGCTAATGCTACAGTATTGTAACGGATGTAATAACCATACATACCATAACCATACATATGTGTGGACCACTGTAGCTTGATTCAGAGACTTTGTCAACCCGGCTTCGCCTTCTATGTCTCTAATAGGAGTTTCGCAGTATGTGTTGGCAAATTCACCTTCCTATCTAAAATGTTCTAATCTGGTGTGCCCCAAGGTTCAATACTTGGTTCAGTTTTGTTTGCCTATATGCTTTCCCTTTGATGGATAATAAAGTCTTTTAGAGGTATCTTGTGTCACTGCTGATCAGATGACATTCATCTATACATCTTGTGTAAATCGATTTCTTAAACCTACATTACTACCAGTGCTTTACCTAACTACTGACAGTACTGCTGTAAGTAGAAGAAATCGTAACTTTTGACTCTTTTTCCAAGGGAGATGTTGGTAAAGAGATGTACATAATCAAAGATGGCCAGCTGGCAGTGGTGGGGGAGGATGGAGTCACACAGTTCGCTGTTCTGACCTCAGGAAGCTGCTTTGGAGAAATCAGCATCCTGAACATCAGCGGCAGCAAGATGGGAAACAGACGGACGGCCAATATTCGCAGTCTGGGATACTCGGACCTGTTCTGCCTTTCCAAACAAGACCTGATGGAGGCACTTCAAGAGTTCCCCCATGCCAGGGCCCAGCTGGAGCAGAGGGGGCGGGACATCCTGCAGAAGGAGGGGCTTCTGGAGGAAGTGAACGTGTCTGCAGGGGAGGAAATtgaggagaaggtggagaggCTGGAAAGCAGTCTGGACCGGCTACAGGTCAGAACGCTTACTTAACTACTACAGCTGTTGAGACTCTTGCTGCGTCACAGTAATGTTGATAACTAGTGATATCCTTGTTTTCAGACATGTTTGGCCCGTCTGCAGAGCGAGTTCAACTCATCCCAGCTTCGACTGAAACAGCGAATCACCAACCTTGAACACAACATCCCCACAGCCGCCACAGGCAGTGGCTTCCTGTCAGATGCTGATGGCAACGAAAGTGTTTCTGGTGGCGACAGCGTGCGCAGTGAAATCAACATCCGACTGTGAACCatatgttgcaacttttctttatgttcaaTTTTCAGTATTGTTGGAgctatttaattatttatttgttattgatAATGTTTGATTAGTATAGTTCTATTGTGATTCAATTTATGATACTATTTTCTATTATTAGTAACTTAAGGtaaattttattgttttgtttagcgtatttagttttttgttttctttgtaaattgGGTAGAGCTGGGCCCCGGAGATTATATAGGTATGAACGCAGGTGGAGGACCAGAATGCACCTGGGTgggcacatgtttttttttttttttttttaccagcgCAAGAGAGGCATAGAAGAAACTTGATTTGGTTGTTACATTGTTTTTGCTTGCTTGTtttgggaaaaataaatcatcatgttgtgacagtgctgtgcttatggtctggttagcGTTGGGAGAAGCTCTTGTTTTTGGGTTACTTGGTTCTGTCACTACGAACACAGCTGGGAATTATTCCAATGTCTTGTAAAGATAACTTGTTTTGGTAGCAATAACTTGAACTATCAAGTGGTTTCACATAATTGTTTAAACACCATCTCAAACAGTGTCCTCTGCCGCTGACATCCCCTCCATCTTCACGTGAATGTCAGCTCATAtacattaaatgtgaatgtgatgacATGTATCGTAGAAATgtcactttgtttcatttttaatgtatctgtggtttggagACACGTACAATACCTACATTTAGTTGAAAACCATCAGACcaatttctgcaaaacacactgCGGGATGAAGAGCAAGCAATTAATTCTCAACTTTTGAGTTcctcacaggaaaataaaaacaaaatccaatgactcattttaatgtatttttgtattttttctttatttattgcTTTTAGCATTTGCTTTTGTTATCAGTTAttattagcattagcataatTATCAAACATATACCATTATATTTGTTGTATTCGCTATCTGAGAAGGCAAGGAAGAGCTCCCACAGTCCCCCACACACTAAAGGAAACGcaccatccatccaaacatGTCGCAGATCCAGTACGACCCTTCACAACAATAGCCTTCCTCAGTGGCAAAGTCCCAAActccccagcaggacaatgtgccACACACAGCAAAAACTGCTTAGGAATGGCCTGTGGAATGAAACATAAAGCTCAAGGTGTCCACATGATTTCCAAATCCCACAGATCTGGATCTGATCAAGCACACACAAGATGTGCCGGACCGAGCCCACAGAACTCAGAAGGTTCATCTGCAGTGCCCTGATGTCAGACATGACAGGACACCCCCAGAGGTCCCATGTCCACGCCTCAATGGGTCTCATtattctttcttcctctgttgcaATATTATtgaatgtttacatttacattagaAAACAGGAGACAGTAAGACATCAGAAATTATGTACAACAAAGTGTTGACAACACCGGACAAATGGCTTTTTGTGGAGTTGTAGCTACCACGACCTATTTATATTGGCTAGAAGTAGCACCatgaacattttgtctttttgtttggtttgtttacctTGTATATGAAACATTCTCCCACTGATGAACCACTGCAGTTATTTGCTTAAAagcctgctgttgtttctgatACCTAATGTGTTCTGTAGTGACGGGATTCCTTTTACTGACTCGAGTTTGTATGAGTCACTCACTAAAGTGAATCGggagtcacttgagtcagtcaCCCAGAGTGTGCGGCACACTCTATAATTCTTCAAATGTCAACTAGAAAAactgtatttcctgcgaaaatacagtgtgaatgctgaaggctgaaacgctctcggaaatctgctgaacgtcctggcgaaaagttgaaaaagtcgaaaagctggaaagttgaacatattgatagttgaacaggaagcggaatggttgaaggagttgaaatgacagaaagatgaatattttaagaagatgaagagacaggaaggttgaagagggctgaacgagtttaaaaagtgtaacatgtaacattttcatagctgaacatgaagttgaatttttgaaggagttgaaaaggaaggaagatgaatatctgaaaaggttgaaaagctgtagctaaagagggctgaacgagcttaaaaatgtgaaaaaagactgaaaaggcccaAAAGTTGgagagtaagagggcagaaagagcttaaaaaggtgagaaagggttgaaaaaggataaagcaggagcaggagccgagccaaagatgaaaatgtccccataaggatgaatgggaaaacgcctgacaaactcctgcgatctctgaaaaaactgtaatggttatggccaaaatatgtacacattataaagctggaatggtgtctctagctcaaagtatgaaggacaagAAGAGGTGCAAAGTTggtgactttggaagaggatttgaagattttcccatttacttcagtgttaaattttgtttagaaaaatcCAAATGTCTAAagaagttaaaaagcaaaaaagtatagggttggaatagcttaaaaagttgaacattttaatagttgaatgtTTTCTAAAGCTTatggtatgctgaagttatagcagaatgaaatttgaaaaaatccccataaggatgaatgggaaaactcctcccaaacccctgcgattttagaaaaaaacgtAACTGTTAGggcaaaaatatctatatggtgagtgaggggAGACATTGCCGAACtctgatgttatttttatttctggaaagtgagaaatgagggcacaaacgcgagagacaaatcaggtaccatctgctcttcagcagaaatttcggctcaaaattaacattgcagcTTATGGAGGagctgttggacttcttgtcactctcgggcttctaaatccaaaaccataagtcccacatctgaaatgagaccatcagctgaaagccaacaagatttcctacatttctattcTACTTctattgtctatgtcaagtaaaagatgtgggaaccaaatcgagctgaagagaatttttctcccttttttcccagctgctctacactctgggctgcggcagttggtgcgcgctcactctagctgacgcaatacacacccattataaaatcagaagaggagctaaaacagcTCAAatctaaaactgtgatgatttcaaaactgtacaatatttttaaaaactgaatacaccgGTAATAGCTCAAggttttgtgtcacttttaaagttggaatggtgtctctagctgaaagtatgagggagaagaagaggttgaaagtcgaggagttttgaagaggatttgaagcttttcccatttgcggcaatgttaaatttttttgggaaaaatctaaatttctgaaaaacttgaaaattacaaggctgaaagagcttaaaaagctgaacgttttaatagttgaacggtttcaatagctgaacgtatgctgaagttatagcagaatgaaatttgaaaaaatcgccataaggatgaatgggcaaaattttgcagataaagctgaatatttccaaaagtataaaaaggtagaaaaaagaaaaatacaagcagtaatgtacttaaaaagctgcacattttgatactggaatggtttctatagcacAAAATTTGTAGGAGGAGAAAGGTGCTGAAAAACGTACGGAATCAggaataactagaaaaatttgtatttcctgcgaaaatacagtgtgaatgctgaaggccgaagggaaatctgctgaatgtactgctgaaaagatgaaaaagctgaaaagctggaaaagttgaaaagttaaaggcagaaagagcttaaaaagttgaaccaattgatagctgaacagtttctgtagcggaacatgaagcagaatgtataaaaaagctgcaaaggcacaaagatgaatatttttaaaagatgaaaaggcagaaaagctgaggaCGGcggaaagagtttaaaaagtggaacattttcatatctgaacatgaagcagaatggttgaaggagttgaaaaggcagaaagatgaatatcagaaaaagctaaaaagctGTAGAATAAGAGatctgaaagagtttaaaaaggtgagaaaagactgaaaaggctaacaagttgcagagtaagaggggAACAAGAGCATAAATAGGTGAGAAAAGacttcaaagacagaaagagcttaaaatggctgcatcgtctatgtaaagtaaaagatgtgggatccaaatccagctgaagagaattctctctccagtgttccagctgctctccaatcaagtgattgtgtcactcactctagctgacgcaatacacacgcattctacagatacacacgctgtccccataagaatgaatgggaaaatgcctcccaaacccctgcgattttacaAAAAACCATAACTGTTAGggccaaaatatctatatggtgagtgaggggAGACATAGCCGAACTCGgtgatcttgtttttatttctggaaagtgagaaatgagggcacaaacgcaagagacaaatcaggtaccgtctgctgtcttccagaaatttaggctcaaaattaacattgcggcttatggggcgGCTTAGTGACTTCTTGTCGCTCcaaaagttcttcaaactaaaactgtgattagtccaaaatcgtacaatatctttaaaaactgaatacaagcccagtagttcaaggttttgtgactcttttaaagttggaatggtgtctctagctcaaagaggatttgaagcttttcccatttgcggcaatgttaattttttttgggaaaaatctaaatttctgaaaaagttgaaaagttgaaaagttacAAGGCTGATAGAGGttaaaaagctgaatgttttaatAGTTGaacggtttcaatagctgaacgtatgctgaagttatagcagaatgaaatttgaaaaaatccccataaggatgaatggggaaaATTTcgcataaaaagctgaatatttccaaaagtataaaaggtagaaacaagaaaaatagacgccatcatgttctaaaaaagctgcacattttgatatttgaatggttttaATAGCTTAAGATTTGTAGGAGaagaagcgagccaaaaaacgtacggaagaagaataatattactagaaaaattgtatttcctgcgaaaatacagtgtgaatgctgaaggctgaaacgctctcggaaaCGCTCTCTGCagaacgtcctggcgaaaagttggaaaaaaaaagttgaacatattgatagttgaacagttccatagctgaacaggaagcagaatggttgaaggagttgaaatggcagaaaaattaatattttaagaagatgaagagacagaaaagttgaagagggctgaaagagtttaaaaagtgtaacattttcatagccGAATATGAAGTTGAAaatgaaggagttgaaaaggccagaagatgaatatctgaaaaggttaaaaacctgtagcttaagagggctgaacggtgaaaaaatactggaaaggcagaaaagttgtagagtaagagggcagaaagagcttaaaatggctgcacacatgctggagcagcagcagagctgaagatgacgaTGTTCCCATGAAaatgaatgggcaaacgcctgccaaactgtgatgaataacaggagagagtTTTCTGAACAtggtgatgtcctttaaatttctgtaaagaatattttaataagatgaaaaggGCAGAAAGATTagtgccttcagcattcacactaataaattccagaagaacaatagtgtgaatgccttcagcattcacactaataataaagataaagataaattccagaagaacaatagtgtgaatgccttcagcattctGGAAACTGGAtatggataaataaaaaaactaaaggaCATAAAGGTACAATTGAATGCGTTTACATAAAGCTATATCTGAATGTTTCTTGTGGGgcatagaaacaaaaaaaaaaacaaaaaaaaacataaacagaagcGCGGGATTAGACTTCTGGGAAGCTTACATGATGTGTAGCATTGTCGGTGCGTTGTGTGCAGCAATTATGGTCAATGTTTCCCGCATTCTACTGTGGTTAAATAAATACCATCTGAGGCCATCAGCTTGCAAATACAATGCAAATTATATTCACAGACATTTGCAATCTTCCTATAACCTCCAACAGTGGACTTGGCCTTTCACATGTGTAGCGCTCAAGAATTAGTCCGCCCCTCACATATAGCTCGCCTGGCTAATATCCAAACAGCCCAGGGTGTCAGTGCATGAGGGAACACTGCTTCCTGGATTAGATCCACAGTACGTGCAGACGTTGGCCGGCGTGTAACCGTGGCATTAAGTGTCAATGTGTTTCATATGGAGGGTAGTCTAtcatagctagctagctataaTAGCTACAAGCATACAATGCTAATGGTGTTAGTGTTGGGCTAATACatacaacagcaacataaagagTGAATTTTAGCTATGTTGACTAAATTATTCAGAGTAATAATACATTTCCTATACTAAAGCAAGCCAGCACATTACCAGTCCAACAGAGACAGCTACCATAGTGTCCGTTTACAGGCCTTTGACTCCATCAGGTGTCGCCATCGTTGAACAGCCACTCCAATGCTCACTGTCGTTTCACCCCTTGAGCCACCAACGTCTTTTTGTGTGTAGCCCTCCAGAGTTCAGCCATTTAAGATGCACTAGGTACAGCTGGTAATGAACAGTGTGGATGtactttctctgccattcttgtCAGTCAGCAATGAGCTCACACcactcttttccttttcttttccaaaacattGAATATTTTGATTGCTGTCTGGATGTTAAGAGGTttcacagctgaacaaaaaAGGAACCTTGGATGGCATACAAGTCTGACGGTCTTTGGAACATCTCAGAGTTGTATTATGGGCTAAAGGAGTTAAGCAGGGAGGACACAGTTTATATGAAAAGGATGGAAAAGTACACcttcgagagagagagagagagagagagagagagagaatttggGCAGAGGAATTTGATAACATTCTTGAAAGTGCCTGCACAATGGATTTTCTTTTGGAGGTCCTGTGGGGAAAACAAGGCTAAACATTATTATGTTTTAGGAAAACAAATAAGACTTTTATGGAAAGGGTAATTAAAATGGCAAATCCATTCAGTTTTGAGACATTGTGCTTTGGTTTGAGATCAGATATTGGTAAGGGATTTGCAAATGAATATATGTTTAATATTACGTTATTAACGTATCTCATCTGGGCAGCATAATAGTTCCCCTTAGATTTGGTACTGCTCCATGAGTATCGCAAAAACTATGGGGCTAAGACAGCATTCCTGGCGGGTACCTCTGAATAGCTTAAAACTGCCTGTCAGATGGCCGTTGACTCTTATTCCAGCAGCCGGGTCTCTGTAAAGAGCCTGTATGCACCTGACAAACTGACCACTGAAGCCCAGCCTCTCTAGCACTCGGCACAGAAAGGGCCAACAGACCCTGTCAAAGGCGTTTTCTGTGTCTAAACTGGCCAGGGCCGCACTtagatgttttttattaaactgTTCTATAATCTGCAAAGTTCATCTGATGTTGTCTTGAGTTAGGCGTCCTTTTATAAACCCTGTCTGATCCTCGTTAATTAAGTCGAGCAGGGGATGCTCAATTCTTTTAGTGATGATATATATAAGCAACTTGTAATCTACATTCAATATAGAGATTGGACGATATGAGTCACAGTTTTTTATTCTTCCCTTTTGGAATGACTGATATCACCGCCTCTGTCCAAGATGGTGGTGCCGCAGCTGTTATTAGAGTCCACTTCAGTGATTCTAACATAACAGGAGcgaggtctcctttaaaaattGTATACCATTAATTCAGGAAGCCATCACTTCCAGgacatttatttgctttcaaTTTACTGATAGCTGTGTccagttctttttttgtgatgggagcaattcattcatcattttcgTCATCTCCAGGGCTGCGAGTATAGAGTTTCATTGGAATTTTGGAAGATTTTATGGATTTCATCTGGCCCATTAGTTATTCTATTAGTTATAGGGTCTCTAATtttatgtaatgtaattttaattTGTTGAGCCCTGAGGCGTTTTGCTAGAATTTCTGTTGCTTTTGGGCCTGACTCGTAAAAGCTTTGTTTAGTGAGTCTCAGTTTCTTTTCCAATTCATCATTcagaatattatttatttgatcttttaattctttaatctgttttttcaACCCTTTGTCCATATCTTTTGGTTGTTGCTTCTCTacttttttcagcattttctctAGTTCATCACACTTTGATCTCTTCAACTTTTTTAAGATAAGCTGTTCTTGAAATGAGTTTCCCTCTCATTATTGCTTTAACTGTGTCCCGTATAATGGTTGGGTCCACTTGACCAGTTATATTATCCTTTATGCATTCGTCAATTTCTTTCTTAATCTCCTTAACAATAGTTTCCTTGTTTAGAACACTGGTACTTAGTCTCCATGGTGTACTCTTCTGTCTGCCATTCATATGGATagttaaataaattacattgtgGTCTGATATATCTGCTGTTCCTATGGACCATTCCCTCACCCCGTGTCTATCTGTAACGTTCATCAAAAAGAAGTCTATTCTGGAATGAACCTGGTGAGTGGCTGAGTAGTGGGTACAGTCTTTTTCAGATGCATGAAGGTTCCTCCAGATGTCAAACAAACCTTTTAGCAAGTTGAGATCTCTTGACTTAAGCCAAGTATGTCTTTATATACTTGTTGTGTCTATAGAGTACACTGAATGT
Encoded here:
- the LOC119007859 gene encoding cyclic nucleotide-gated olfactory channel-like isoform X5; this encodes MCDDTSSELQRMAAIDRRDINSQNSFRGRGALSRIVNMVMTLREWAQKSLNEETERPDSFLERFRGPANTDMQAPPSRFSHSRTGSDADNEARRSRRSRRKCNIVVLSPSDDVYYHWLMVIGVAVFYNWTLLVVSIKGALCKCYTFQSCWCELTVWAFSSQVVGLMPTRLTQLTRACFDELQMRNVLVWLVLDYICDGVYILDIAVRLHTGFLDQGLMVKDVQRLRETYVRTLQCKLDICSILPTDLLYLTVGSSYTPLLRFNRLLRLMRLFEFFERTETRTGYPNAFRICKLVLYILVIIHWNACGYYSFSKVLGLGSDSWVYPNASDPEFGSLTRSYIYCLYWSTLTLTTIGETPPPVRDEEYLFLIFDFLVGVLIFASIVGNVGAMISNMNATRATFQSRVDTLKHYMHFRHVSKMLEQRVIRWFDYLWTNQKTIDEQEVLRSLPNKLRAEIAINVHLDTLKKVRIFQDCEAGLLVELVLKLRPQVFSPGDYICRKGDVGKEMYIIKDGQLAVVGEDGVTQFAVLTSGSCFGEISILNISGSKMGNRRTANIRSLGYSDLFCLSKQDLMEALQEFPHARAQLEQRGRDILQKEGLLEEVNVSAGEEIEEKVERLESSLDRLQTCLARLQSEFNSSQLRLKQRITNLEHNIPTAATGSGFLSDADGNESVSGGDSVRSEINIRL
- the LOC119007859 gene encoding cyclic nucleotide-gated cation channel-like isoform X2, encoding MTGTVQDSHRLSVKTWTEEESDRADSTLSRAQSMCDDTSSELQRMAAIDRRDINSQNSFRGRGALSRIVNMVMTLREWAQKSLNEETERPDSFLERFRGPANTDMQAPPSRFSHSRTGSDADNEARRSRRSRRKCNIVVLSPSDDVYYHWLMVIGVAVFYNWTLLVVSCWCELTVWAFSSQVVGLMPTRLTQLTRACFDELQMRNVLVWLVLDYICDGVYILDIAVRLHTGFLDQGLMVKDVQRLRETYVRTLQCKLDICSILPTDLLYLTVGSSYTPLLRFNRLLRLMRLFEFFERTETRTGYPNAFRICKLVLYILVIIHWNACGYYSFSKVLGLGSDSWVYPNASDPEFGSLTRSYIYCLYWSTLTLTTIGETPPPVRDEEYLFLIFDFLVGVLIFASIVGNVGAMISNMNATRATFQSRVDTLKHYMHFRHVSKMLEQRVIRWFDYLWTNQKTIDEQEVLRSLPNKLRAEIAINVHLDTLKKVRIFQDCEAGLLVELVLKLRPQVFSPGDYICRKGDVGKEMYIIKDGQLAVVGEDGVTQFAVLTSGSCFGEISILNISGSKMGNRRTANIRSLGYSDLFCLSKQDLMEALQEFPHARAQLEQRGRDILQKEGLLEEVNVSAGEEIEEKVERLESSLDRLQTCLARLQSEFNSSQLRLKQRITNLEHNIPTAATGSGFLSDADGNESVSGGDSVRSEINIRL
- the LOC119007859 gene encoding cyclic nucleotide-gated olfactory channel-like isoform X3, coding for MLVASLWKTETAQSMCDDTSSELQRMAAIDRRDINSQNSFRGRGALSRIVNMVMTLREWAQKSLNEETERPDSFLERFRGPANTDMQAPPSRFSHSRTGSDADNEARRSRRSRRKCNIVVLSPSDDVYYHWLMVIGVAVFYNWTLLVVSIKGALCKCYTFQSCWCELTVWAFSSQVVGLMPTRLTQLTRACFDELQMRNVLVWLVLDYICDGVYILDIAVRLHTGFLDQGLMVKDVQRLRETYVRTLQCKLDICSILPTDLLYLTVGSSYTPLLRFNRLLRLMRLFEFFERTETRTGYPNAFRICKLVLYILVIIHWNACGYYSFSKVLGLGSDSWVYPNASDPEFGSLTRSYIYCLYWSTLTLTTIGETPPPVRDEEYLFLIFDFLVGVLIFASIVGNVGAMISNMNATRATFQSRVDTLKHYMHFRHVSKMLEQRVIRWFDYLWTNQKTIDEQEVLRSLPNKLRAEIAINVHLDTLKKVRIFQDCEAGLLVELVLKLRPQVFSPGDYICRKGDVGKEMYIIKDGQLAVVGEDGVTQFAVLTSGSCFGEISILNISGSKMGNRRTANIRSLGYSDLFCLSKQDLMEALQEFPHARAQLEQRGRDILQKEGLLEEVNVSAGEEIEEKVERLESSLDRLQTCLARLQSEFNSSQLRLKQRITNLEHNIPTAATGSGFLSDADGNESVSGGDSVRSEINIRL
- the LOC119007859 gene encoding cyclic nucleotide-gated cation channel-like isoform X6, giving the protein MTGTVQDSHRLSVKTWTEEESDRADSTLSRAQSMCDDTSSELQRMAAIDRRDINSQNSFRGRGALSRIVNMVMTLREWAQKSLNEETERPDSFLERFRGPANTDMQAPPSRFSHSRTGSDADNEARRSRRSRRKCNIVVLSPSDDVYYHWLMVIGVAVFYNWTLLVVRACFDELQMRNVLVWLVLDYICDGVYILDIAVRLHTGFLDQGLMVKDVQRLRETYVRTLQCKLDICSILPTDLLYLTVGSSYTPLLRFNRLLRLMRLFEFFERTETRTGYPNAFRICKLVLYILVIIHWNACGYYSFSKVLGLGSDSWVYPNASDPEFGSLTRSYIYCLYWSTLTLTTIGETPPPVRDEEYLFLIFDFLVGVLIFASIVGNVGAMISNMNATRATFQSRVDTLKHYMHFRHVSKMLEQRVIRWFDYLWTNQKTIDEQEVLRSLPNKLRAEIAINVHLDTLKKVRIFQDCEAGLLVELVLKLRPQVFSPGDYICRKGDVGKEMYIIKDGQLAVVGEDGVTQFAVLTSGSCFGEISILNISGSKMGNRRTANIRSLGYSDLFCLSKQDLMEALQEFPHARAQLEQRGRDILQKEGLLEEVNVSAGEEIEEKVERLESSLDRLQTCLARLQSEFNSSQLRLKQRITNLEHNIPTAATGSGFLSDADGNESVSGGDSVRSEINIRL
- the LOC119007859 gene encoding cyclic nucleotide-gated cation channel-like isoform X1, which produces MTGTVQDSHRLSVKTWTEEESDRADSTLSRAQSMCDDTSSELQRMAAIDRRDINSQNSFRGRGALSRIVNMVMTLREWAQKSLNEETERPDSFLERFRGPANTDMQAPPSRFSHSRTGSDADNEARRSRRSRRKCNIVVLSPSDDVYYHWLMVIGVAVFYNWTLLVVSIKGALCKCYTFQSCWCELTVWAFSSQVVGLMPTRLTQLTRACFDELQMRNVLVWLVLDYICDGVYILDIAVRLHTGFLDQGLMVKDVQRLRETYVRTLQCKLDICSILPTDLLYLTVGSSYTPLLRFNRLLRLMRLFEFFERTETRTGYPNAFRICKLVLYILVIIHWNACGYYSFSKVLGLGSDSWVYPNASDPEFGSLTRSYIYCLYWSTLTLTTIGETPPPVRDEEYLFLIFDFLVGVLIFASIVGNVGAMISNMNATRATFQSRVDTLKHYMHFRHVSKMLEQRVIRWFDYLWTNQKTIDEQEVLRSLPNKLRAEIAINVHLDTLKKVRIFQDCEAGLLVELVLKLRPQVFSPGDYICRKGDVGKEMYIIKDGQLAVVGEDGVTQFAVLTSGSCFGEISILNISGSKMGNRRTANIRSLGYSDLFCLSKQDLMEALQEFPHARAQLEQRGRDILQKEGLLEEVNVSAGEEIEEKVERLESSLDRLQTCLARLQSEFNSSQLRLKQRITNLEHNIPTAATGSGFLSDADGNESVSGGDSVRSEINIRL